Within the Methanobacterium sp. BRmetb2 genome, the region TAAAACTAAGTCAGATATTTCTTCAATTGATATTGGATTAATAAGTTTTTGGGATAAATCAGCCATTGCATTATTAATTTCTGCTTCATGGGCCAATTCCATTTCTACTAATTTAAGATCAGTAATATCTCTTATAACACCTAAAACTCCCAGAATATTTCCTGCAGAGTCTTTTAATGGGGATAATGAAGTTTGGAGATACCATTTACCGGTGGGAGTTTCTGAAGTCCAATCATAAACTATTTCTTCTCCTTTAAGTGCCTTAGTAAATGCTTTATCATGGATGTCTCCCAGTTTTTCTCCATAAATTTCCTCGGCAATTTTTCCAAGATACCTCTCCTCAGTAAACCCATATTTCTCAAGTTTTGATTCAGAGATAGATACATATTTTTTTTTATGATCTAATGTGAAAATTATATCGTTCATAGAATTAACAATAGCTTTGTAGCGGGCTTCACTTTCTCGAAGTTTTAGATCCATCTCATGCTTGTAGAGACCCACCTCTATGACGCTGTGAAGTTCTCGATCTTCAAAGGGTTTAATAATATATCCGAATGGACCAGTCTGTTTGGCCCGTTCTAGTGTTTTTTCGTCAGAATAAGCAGTCAAATATACAACCGGTATGTCATATTTGTTATAGATTTCGTTGGCAGCTTCTATTCCATCAATTTTTCCTTTAAGAACTATGTCCATTAATATTAAATCTGGTATGTCCTTTCCTGCCTTTTCTATTGCTTTCTCTCCAGAAGAAACTATATCAGTTACAGTGTAACCTAAAGTTTCCAGTCTTTGACCAATATCTATTGCAACAACGCTTTCATCTTCTACAACCATTACCCTTGTCTTGGACATATTTTATTCCCTCTGGTTAACTAAGCATTTTTAATTATATATTGAATTTTAGTCAATATTAAAATTTATTCTATTTTAAAATTATAATAAAATTTTTAGTGCTATTTAATAGTATTACATAAAATTTTAAATATTTTTTATTATTATTTTAGCTTACACTTTATTTTTTTGGTTTTCCATAATATATTTCGTTTTTATATATTATAAATTGTATTCCACATAAGAAAAATGTTTATATTTTTATTTTTTTTTATTAAAGCTGAGAAAACATAATATTTTTTATTAATATTCTTTTTTATTTAATATTTTTTGAAAATAAGCATTATGTCCCAATTTTATCATAGACTAAAAGATTTATAAGTTAGCATACCTTATTCAAATAATATGTACATATGTATTGAAGGCATTGATGGATCTGGAAAATCATCTCAAACCCTTCTCTTGGAAAAATGGTTACAAGAGGCAGGTTTTGATGTATTAAGAGTTTTTGAGCCTAGCCAATCTGTTGTTGGAAATTTAATTCGTAGTATGCTTCAGGATTCTAAGGCTTCTGATATAAATTTCCAGCGCACATTAGGACTTTTATTTGCCGCAGATAGAATGATTTTAATGGAAAAAATCAGGAAAGCAGAAATTAAAGGTTCTATCATAATTACTGATCGCAGCTTCTATTCCAGTCTGGTTTATCAAGATGGGGAAGAATGGATAAGGGAAATTAATAAACACGTCTTGAAACCGGATATCGTAGTTTTACTGGATATTGAACCCGAAACAGCAATTAAAAGGTGTGAAGGTAAGGATCACTTTGAAAATGTTGTATTTCTCGAAAAGATAAGAAAAAAATATATGGATCTTGCAGAAAAGGAAAAATTTTATGTTATAAATGCCAATAACGGTATAAATAAAGTCCAAGAAGATATAAAAAGAGTCATTGCCCCTAAATTGGGTATGTGTATATAAAGATCTACTTTTTACGACTTTCTAATTCTTTTAATCGTTCGTTGATATCTTTAACAATGTAATCTCTTGCTTTTTCCAATTCTTCTTTCTCTCCGTACAGAACTGGTCCATAATCAGTTTGTTTCAGTTCTAATTCAAATTCACCTACAACTGCAGCAACACTTCTTTCGGTTACCCCGGGTGGTAGTCTCATTTCATATTTCATATAATCACCTTCATCAGTAACATTTTAAGATATTTACTCTCTAAAATATTCTCTTATTGGTTCCAATATTTGAATCAAACATTTGGATACAGCATTTTTAAGATCTAAAGGGTGTAAATCTCCTTCACTGTAAAGTTTTATCAATTGGGGGTAGGTTAATTCAAGGTTTCCCCCAAATTTCTCTGGCCTTTCAATTAAAAGAGTTTCGTAGTCTGAATAGATAAAGTGTTCGGCTATTTCTATTATAGGATTTCCTTCCACCTGGCCTGCCGGACAAAAACTCTTTTTAACCTTTTCTGTAATTATGGATGGTTCATCATCAATGGAAATATAGTTTCCTTTACTGGAAGACATTTTTTCATCCCCATCCAATCCATGTAAAAGTGGTGTATGAATACATACCGGGGATTTAAAGCCAATTTTCGGCAGATTTTCACGGGCCAGCATATGGATCTTTCGCTGCTCCATACCTCCTAAAGCCAGATCAACCCCTAAAAATAACATGTCTATGACTTGCATTATAGGATATATAACTTCTGCCA harbors:
- a CDS encoding histidine kinase; its protein translation is MSKTRVMVVEDESVVAIDIGQRLETLGYTVTDIVSSGEKAIEKAGKDIPDLILMDIVLKGKIDGIEAANEIYNKYDIPVVYLTAYSDEKTLERAKQTGPFGYIIKPFEDRELHSVIEVGLYKHEMDLKLRESEARYKAIVNSMNDIIFTLDHKKKYVSISESKLEKYGFTEERYLGKIAEEIYGEKLGDIHDKAFTKALKGEEIVYDWTSETPTGKWYLQTSLSPLKDSAGNILGVLGVIRDITDLKLVEMELAHEAEINNAMADLSQKLINPISIEEISDLVLDYAKKITGSKYGFVGYIDPETEFMVASTMTGEVWEKCHVSDKKPVFEEFGGLWGWVLNNKESILTNDPQNDERSTGTPEGHIKIEKFVSAPAISNDKLVGTIALANSKENYTHEDLEVVERLADLFAIALSRKQAEDKILKSEEKNRRIIEKFLKIVSEVLKEINQP
- the tmk gene encoding dTMP kinase, which gives rise to MYICIEGIDGSGKSSQTLLLEKWLQEAGFDVLRVFEPSQSVVGNLIRSMLQDSKASDINFQRTLGLLFAADRMILMEKIRKAEIKGSIIITDRSFYSSLVYQDGEEWIREINKHVLKPDIVVLLDIEPETAIKRCEGKDHFENVVFLEKIRKKYMDLAEKEKFYVINANNGINKVQEDIKRVIAPKLGMCI
- a CDS encoding tyrosine--tRNA ligase produces the protein MDLDDKVQIIKRGTLEIITEEQLKDVLGKEYPVAYIGYEPSGKIHLGHAITVKKMIDLQKTGFKIKILLADFHAYLNDKGSLEEIEKISEYNKKCFLALGLSSETEFIYGSSFQTSPEYTSKIYELALTTTLVRAKRSMAQITRESKDHKVAEVIYPIMQVIDMLFLGVDLALGGMEQRKIHMLARENLPKIGFKSPVCIHTPLLHGLDGDEKMSSSKGNYISIDDEPSIITEKVKKSFCPAGQVEGNPIIEIAEHFIYSDYETLLIERPEKFGGNLELTYPQLIKLYSEGDLHPLDLKNAVSKCLIQILEPIREYFRE